The proteins below are encoded in one region of Tursiops truncatus isolate mTurTru1 chromosome 12, mTurTru1.mat.Y, whole genome shotgun sequence:
- the ABRACL gene encoding costars family protein ABRACL, whose protein sequence is MNVDHEVNLLVEEIHRLGSRNADGKLSVKFGVLFRDDKCANLFEALVGTLKAAKRRKMITYPGELLLQGVHDDVDIILLQD, encoded by the exons ATGAATGTGGATCACGAAGTTAACCTCTTAGTGGAGGAAATTCATCGTCTGGGTTCAAGAA ATGCTGATGGAAAATTAAGTGTGAAATTTGGGGTCCTCTTCCGAGATGACAAATGTGCCAATCTCTTTGAAGCACTGGTAGGAACTCTCAAAGCtgcaaaaagaaggaagatgattACGTACCCAGGAGAGCTACTTTTGCAAGGTGTTCATGATGATGTGGACATTATATTGCTGCAAGATTAA
- the LOC109552858 gene encoding heat shock protein beta-1: protein MTERRVPFSLLRGPSWDPFRDWYPAHSRLFDQAFGMPRLPEEWSQWLSHSGWPGYVRPLSAAAIEGPAYSRALSRQLSSGFSEIQQTADRWRVSLDVNHFAPEELTVKTKDGVVEITGKHEERQDEHGYISRCFTRKYTLPPGVDPTQVSSSLSPEGTLTVEAPLPKPATQSAEITIPVTFEARAQLGGPEAGKSEQPGNK from the coding sequence ATGACCGAGCGCCGAGTGCCCTTCTCGCTCCTGCGGGGCCCCAGCTGGGACCCTTTCCGCGATTGGTACCCGGCCCACAGCCGCCTCTTCGACCAGGCCTTCGGGATGCCCCGGCTGCCCGAGGAGTGGTCGCAGTGGCTGAGCCACAGCGGATGGCCGGGCTACGTGCGCCCTCTGTCCGCCGCCGCGATCGAGGGTCCCGCCTACAGCCGCGCGCTCAGCCGGCAGCTCAGCAGCGGCTTCTCGGAGATCCAGCAGACTGCCGACCGCTGGCGCGTGTCCTTGGACGTCAACCACTTCGCCCCCGAGGAGCTGACGGTCAAGACCAAGGACGGCGTGGTGGAGATCACTGGCAAGCACGAAGAGCGACAGGACGAGCACGGCTACATTTCCCGGTGCTTCACTCGAAAATACACGCTGCCCCCCGGTGTGGACCCCACCCAGGTCTCCTCCTCCCTGTCCCCCGAGGGCACGCTCACAGTGGAGGCCCCGTTGCCCAAGCCAGCCACCCAGTCGGCAGAGATCACCATCCCTGTCACCTTCGAGGCGCGTGCCCAGCTTGGGGGCCCAGAAGCTGGGAAGTCTGAACAGCCTGGAAACAAGTAA